The following DNA comes from Sorex araneus isolate mSorAra2 chromosome 5, mSorAra2.pri, whole genome shotgun sequence.
tattgctccagccctgatacattattttaaagatcaaaaaatgtggttttttgttttgttttgtttttgagccacacagtgctcagggcttatagtGTTAGGGATGGTCGCATGAATGGCAGTCACcttacacctgtactatctctcttgccctacatcacatttattttaaataataactggTAACTTAAACTTTGCATTGATGTGAAAGCTAACCATACATAAGCCTGTACATTAGCCATGAATTAGAGAGTAAATTATAATGGAAATTACAAAAGATTTACAGCTGAATGACAATAAAAATGTCACTATTACCTATCAGGGCTTGTAGGACATGGCTAAAAAAGtacctagaaaaaaaataatggactTAATAAATTAACTATAAATGAAAGACTTTAAAACGTGAATttaagggaccagagagctaaCACAGGacccgccttgcacacagcagacctgggtttgatccccggcaccccatttggtctcatgagccccactagaagtgacccgtaagcacagagccagaagtaagtcctgagcaccactgggtgttgccgaaaatgcaaaatcaaataaaataacaacataaataataacaacaacataaaaataaaaatatatatcaaactaAGTTTGCTACAAATctagtttaaaaaaaacccaGCCATCAACACTAGAAAGATTGAACAAGATAGTGAGAAAACTAGGGGTTGCAGAGATAGTCGagggttaaagtgtttgccttgcatatggcaacccagactcaatccccagcactgtgcgtGGTTCctcaagtaccatcaggagtgacccctgagcacagagccagaggttagccctgagcacacccaggtatgtcctaaaagcaaaagcaaaatcccaaacaaacaaaataatcagaaaaaattaaagtactAACTAGAAGtcctaaattataaaataagaaaaagagatacGACACATAAAGACTGGTCCGGTCTACCAAGGATAAAATCAACTGGGAAGGTGTAAATGAAAGGGCCAGGGAGTCCGTCAAAGGGCTCGAATATAAGCTCTGCTGAGGAGgcccaggtacaatccccagcaatgtggggtctcctgaacaccatgtCGAATTACCCTCAAACACcacactgggagtagcccccacatcccaccaagtgtggcccctcagatcaaagaaagatataaataaaaagggaaatacAACTTTGAAACAGTACAAGATGGAATTgccatttattttcaaatcttaTGATCATAAAGTTATAACCATTTATGAAAGAATCTATATGAAAGTTGCAAGATTTAATAAGAGTATAGTGAACTGTCTAGATACAGTATCAACAAAGTAccatcattttccttttctttctttttgctttttgggccacacctggcgatgctcaggggttattcctggccctacactcggtaattcctcctgctggtgctcaggggaccatatgggatactggaaatcgaacccaggttggccatatgcaaaacaaacaccctacctgctgtactatctctccggtcccttgTCTTCCTTTGCGTTGGCAATAACCAAGTGGGAAGATAATAAGTAAAAAAGGTTATTAAACCCagaataatttaatttcaatGTACAATATttggatgaagaaaagaataaCAAGGTATGAATTGAAAATCTACATGTTGGAATGAGAAGActcatttctataaatatttaattttttaatatttataacctATACATTCATTGAAACCTTAATATAATCCCCACAGAATTTCTCAGGGAAtggcagcaaaaaataaaaagatattacagTTCTTATAGAAGAATGTAGTATATAACTATATAGACTGTGTCTGTAACTATAACCACgtactgccagggatcaacccgggTCGTCTGTATAGCCCTGCTCCACCTCTCCAGCCTATATTTGCCTTTTAAATCTATCGTTGTGTTTTTGTGATCTATCCGTGTTAATATTTTGATCCTTCCATTGATCTTCCCCCGTCATTCTAGCTGCAGTGCGGTATTTCCATCGACCCCGAAGCTTCTGCGAGTCGCGCACCGCCCAGGTTTAATGCGAGGCTCTTCCCCACGCCGCCGCCCCGCCGAGGCCGGCAAATCCCTAGCTCTGCTCTGAAAGTGTTTCAGCCTCATTTGCTCTAAATGTCAGCTGGTTCCCAGGGTTAATAGAGGGTGCAGAGGCCGCGGAGACGGCTGGGGGAACGCACGAGTGCCCTATGCTTGGGATACCCGGGCTCCCGCCCCtcggtgctccctgagcactgccagcagcgaCCCCCAGCACTGTGCGGGGAAAGCCCCCTAGCATGGCCACAAGGGGGCCCCTAGCAAAGCAAAACGAGACAAAACAGATTGCTGCCTCGGGCTGGGAACTGAAGCATGTCTTACGTTTCATCTTTTtcccctttgggccacacccggcagtgctcagggattactcctggctccgtgctcaggagtcactcgtggcgatgcacgggggaccatgtggggcgcCGCGGATGGAACCTGGGAGGGCTctttcaaggcaagcgccctacccgccgtactagcGCCCCGGCCCCATTGGGTTTCACTTTTCTATTGGGCTTAGGTGTGCATTTTTGTCTGTCTTAATGATATGTTTATATGTGAGATAAAAATAAGATCATTAATAATGAGGCACGCCTTCTCCATCACTCTAGGATGGAGTTTCAACATTCAGGCAGGTATCCAAATCCCTTTGTTGCCTTGGGACCCTTCCCCACAGGCACTCACTtcagggcgggggttgggggggcaagGTACTGACACCTCCTCCGGGAAGCCCTCAGGAAGAAGCGACGTGAGCGCATGCGCTCTGCCCTGGCCTGGACGCAAGCACGAAGCACGTCAGGTCCCGCCCTGCCCTGCGTAGCTTCATCACCCTTCGTCCGCCCCTGTTTTCTGCCCCCATCTCCGCCCCCACGTGCTCCAGGCCTCATCTCcagggtgagggtgtgtgtgggcgggCAGCTGGTGGGGTGCGGGCTGGGTTCCTCTGGCCAGCCGAGAGCCCTGCTAGCAGAGGAGTGTGAGGTGGGGGTCCAAGGGAGGGGGGGCGTGGGGACCCCATTATTGCCTGCTGGGTGGACACGGGAAGAAAATCCTGGTTCTAAGCCCTGACCTTGGCGGTCCCCTAAAGACTCTGGGCAGGAAACGGGGAGGAAAACCCAGTTCCTGCACCCCTGAGGCCCCGAGGGTCTCTGCAGCAGCTGCGGGTGGAGGGGGCACATTCCCAGCCCCAgtgcagcagcccccacccctgcacccagcaGCCTCGGCCTCAggggctggcagggcctggggtcgTGCCCTGAGGGAGGCTCTCCCCAGTTCCCAGTGGCTGGGAGAGGGTCCCCGGGGTCCTGGGAGTGACTCGAGCTCTGTCTCCCCTCAGGCCATGTCTCGAGAGGCAGCTGCAGAGGCCTCGGGCACAGTGGACACCGTTCTCAGCCCCTCATACTACTCTTTGTCTAGCGTGGAGGTGGAGGGCCAAGGCAGCCTCCTGTCCTGGCTGGTCCCGGAGCTGCCAGGGGCTGGCTGGGAGACTGGAGTCTGCGCAGGAGAGGCCCACCCGGgggcctgcccccagcctgcggGTGCTGCTGCCCTCAGCCCAGACACCGAGGCCCACTTGGCGCAAgccccagggctgggccaggaGCGGCAGCCCAGCCCCAAAGCCACCCCCGTCGTGCCCGTCTCTGCTCAGGGGCGGACTCGGTCCAGCAGGAGGCTCCAGAATTCTCTGCCCCGTGTCTTAGCCAGAGGCCGGCCCAGCACCCAGTGCATTGTTTGCCGAGATCTCCCACAGGGAGCCCGGGAGCTCCCCAAAGCTGTGGACCCCAGGCCTGGAGAcgtgggggaaggtgggaggggtgCTGCAGGGTGGAATGGGATGAGTCCCTCCTTCAGCAAAAAGGGGTCCCCCAGAAGGTCCCCATCGCACTCACCGGGCCCGGCCCCTGTCAGGGcacagaaggaaagagggagacatGAGTGCTCAGGACAGGGCAAGGAGGCGGCTGGTGGCTTCTTGTGGCTTGGTGGGGACACCACCCCCAGTGAGTCCTTGGGAAGGCCCCGTGGGCCTCCCTCTCCCGGGAGCACTGGGTCTGGGCCTGGAGGTTTGGGTGGCAGTTGGATGGAGTGGGTCTTGGGGACTGCTGAGGTGGAGGGTTTCGCCCCCAGAGGGGATGGGGCCCGAACAGACAGCCCCTATGACGCTGCTGGGTCCCTGCGGTCAGTTGGAGGCGAGCCCCCAGGAGAGGCTACCCAAGGGCCTCCTCAGAGCCCTGACCCGTGCCTGGATGGGCCCAGAAAGGCTTGCACGGAGCAGCGAGGATCTGGGCACGGGGTCCCAGCAGATGCTGATGAAGGCTGTGTCACCCCACTGTCCCCAGGGGAGCAGGAAGAGCAGGCTCAGGCCGTGTGCAGGGGCAGGCCTGAGCAAGGCCTCGATTCTGCTCGCACCTCGGCTCACTGCCCAGAGCCTGCGACCAGCAAGGCTCCCTCAGGACCAGCCACAGGACAGAGAGCAGCCCACAGTGCCGAGACGTGGGGGAGGAGCCCAGAGCTTCATGCCCGGTACCAGGGCACAGGCAGAATCTCAGATGACGCATCCCCAGAGCATCCAGAGCATCGCAGTGCACACAGCTGCTCCCCACCGGTGAGTAGAGTCTCGGGAGGGCCGGGCTGGTCTCTGGGTGTCAAGCCTGGGGGTGGAATTTTAAAAAGCTCAGCTGGGTGGtgatgggggggaggtgggaaggtggctggagaaataaaacagcggttagggcatttgccttgcacgtgactgacctgggttcaatccctggtatccatatggtctcctgagcacctccagagtaattgctgagtgcagagccaggagtaacccctgagcatcgctggggatgacccaaaaatctaaaatggaaataaaaaaataagtaaagctcAACTTGATGGGTTCTCAATGAATACCATCTCTCCACCCATTTTATACAGAATAAATGGAGGCCCATCAAGTCAAGAAAGGAAacgagagggctggagcgatagcacagcgggtagggcgtttgccttgcacgcagccgacctgggttcgattcccagcatcccatatggtcccccaagcaccgcaaggggtaattcctgagtgcagagccaggagtaacccctgtgtgacaaaaaaaaaaaaaaggaaaggaaatgagacTTTCTGGCATTTTGTGAGAAGTTATTATCTTTTAGAACTGGCATGGCCTCGTTCTGATCATGTCTCTGCCCTCTTCCTAAAGCTGAGCAATCTTATTAtgtttatctatctatatgtacacatatagatatatagatatagttggctttggggtcacacctggtggtgctcacagcttTTCCTGGCTTAGTACTGGAGGGGGAATGGTCactcacagtggtgctcaggggacccgatggtgccagggactgagcccagggttcctgcatgcgTCATATGACTTCTAGCCTAttgagctttctccctggcctcaccttgcaatatatatatttttaattttcttgcaaTATTTTTTAACTAAGTTTTCTCATTGGTAAAAGAGGAATGATAATTTCAACTTAAGGAGGATgttttgaagattaaatgagatgacGGTGTGAAATAACACGCCTAGTACAACATAAGGCACCGGCAGATTGCTTAATTTATGTTAAATTTGCTTTTCCTCTTCGGTTTCAGTTGCcatatattaaagatattttcatttcAGACACCGTGACTTACAATACAATGACGGGGTTTCATGTATACACAGTTCTAACGCCATACCCTCACCAGAGTGTCcgcttccttccaccattatccccaggtcccctcccaacCACCTCCTGCCCATGGAAGTCCGGTTTTATAGACCATTTTTCAGGTTCTGTTGTCTGTGGCCGTTTGT
Coding sequences within:
- the LOC129404955 gene encoding SPOC domain-containing protein 1-like, with amino-acid sequence MSREAAAEASGTVDTVLSPSYYSLSSVEVEGQGSLLSWLVPELPGAGWETGVCAGEAHPGACPQPAGAAALSPDTEAHLAQAPGLGQERQPSPKATPVVPVSAQGRTRSSRRLQNSLPRVLARGRPSTQCIVCRDLPQGARELPKAVDPRPGDVGEGGRGAAGWNGMSPSFSKKGSPRRSPSHSPGPAPVRAQKERGRHECSGQGKEAAGGFLWLGGDTTPSESLGRPRGPPSPGSTGSGPGGLGGSWMEWVLGTAEVEGFAPRGDGARTDSPYDAAGSLRSVGGEPPGEATQGPPQSPDPCLDGPRKACTEQRGSGHGVPADADEGCVTPLSPGEQEEQAQAVCRGRPEQGLDSARTSAHCPEPATSKAPSGPATGQRAAHSAETWGRSPELHARYQGTGRISDDASPEHPEHRSAHSCSPPEEMKMPCGAKWLQGR